Proteins encoded within one genomic window of Papio anubis isolate 15944 chromosome X, Panubis1.0, whole genome shotgun sequence:
- the ATG4A gene encoding cysteine protease ATG4A isoform X2: MLRCGQMMLAQALICRHLGRDWSWEKQKEQPKEYQRILQCFLDRKDCCYSIHQMAQMGVGEGKSIGEWFGPNTVAQVLKKLALFDEWNSLAVYVSMDNTVVIEDIKKMCRVLPLSADTAGDRPLDYLTASNQSKGTSAHCPAWKPLLLIVPLRLGINQINPVYVDAFKECFKMPQSLGALGGKPNNAYYFIGFLGDELIFLDPHTTQTFVDTEENGTVNDQTFHCLQSPQRMNILNLDPSVALGFFCKEEKDFDNWCSLVQKEILKENLRMFELVQKHPSHWPPFVPPAKPEVTTTGAEFIDSTEHLEEFDLEEDFEILSV; the protein is encoded by the exons actgGAGCTgggagaaacaaaaagaacaaccCAAAGAATACCAACGCATCCTACAGTGCTTCTTAGATAGAAAAGATTGTTGCTACTCTATCCATCAAATGG CACAAATGGGTGTAGGAGAAGGGAAATCAATTGGAGAATGGTTTGGACCAAATACAGTTGCACAGGTGTTAAA AAAACTTGCTTTATTTGATGAATGGAATTCCTTGGCTGTTTATGTTTCAATGGATAACACAGTGGTCATTGAAGATATCA aaaaaatgTGCCGTGTCCTTCCCTTGAGTGCTGACACAGCTGGTGACAGGCCTCTCGATTATTTGACTGCTTCAAACCAGAGTAAGGGCACCTCTGCCCACTGCCcagcctggaagcccctgctgCTCATTGTGCCCCTTCGCCTGGGCATAAACCAAATCAATCCTGTCTATGTTGATGCATTCAAA gaGTGTTTTAAGATGCCACAGTCTTTAGGGGCATTAGGAGGAAAACCAAATAACGCGTATTATTTCATAGGATTCTTAG GTGATGAGCTCATCTTCTTGGACCCTCACACAACCCAGACCTTTGTCGACACTGAAGAGAATGGAACGGTTAATGACCAGACTTTCCATTGCCTGCAGTCCCCACAGCGAATGAACATCCTGAACCTGGATCCTTCAGTTGCACTG GGATTTTtctgcaaagaagaaaaagactttgaTAACTGGTGTAGCCTTGTTCAGAAG GAAATTCTGAAGGAGAATTTAAGGATGTTTGAATTAGTTCAGAAACATCCATCACACTGGCCTCCCTTTGTACCTCCAGCCAAGCCAGAAGTGACAACTACTGGGGCAG AATTCATTGACTCTACTGAGCACCTGGAGGAGTTTGATCTGGAGGAAGATTTTGAGATTCTGAGTGTGTAG